The sequence below is a genomic window from Hydractinia symbiolongicarpus strain clone_291-10 chromosome 10, HSymV2.1, whole genome shotgun sequence.
GACGTATTTGGCTGATTTGGAACAAAAATTTTCACAGTTTGAGAATATTAAAGACATTTTGGAAAGCAGGCCAGATTTATTTTGGCTTGCTACTTACAATGAAAACTGTATCGAAGTTCGAGCAAAGTTGAATGTAAAGTTGTGTTACTCGTATTTAAATAGCACATGTGGTGGAGATTGTGGTTGTTTACATATATGTAAGGATAACTTATTATCAAGGAAATATTGTCAAAATCCTTGCAAGTTTGGATTTTCACACAATCTTATGGATTGGCATAACTGGTCTTTGTTGTCAAAATACAAAGGATCTAATTGGGAACTTTTACTGAGGTCATCTTTTCCTCGGTTATGTACATCTTTTTCAAGAAGCGGACAATGCGAAAAGTTATATTGCGGGTACTTTCATTTGTGTTCAGATTTTGTCAGAGATAGATGTGTTGGTGAGTGCAAGTTAGCTAACTCCTGCAACCAAAGTAAAATTAATCTTCATAATTGTGGTaacaaacataacaaaaaagtgTTAAAGAATTTCGATTTAAGTTACTTAAAAGGTGATCGAAATGTTCTGCTTGCCAATATTCTTATGAAAAATGATGGTGCATTCAATGCAGCAACTGGGCCGGATCTAAAATCATTTTACCCAAGGTCAACAACCAACAATACTTCTGAAAATCCAATTTTTATATGTGCAAGTTATTTGAAAGGAGACTGTAGGAATCCATCTTGCCCACGATTACATATGTGTAAAGGATTTTTAATAAAtggcaataaatgcgccacagAAGATTGCCGGTTTGGATTCTCCCATGATTTACGTGATGgtagtaataaaaaaattataaaccgACATAGTTTAGATTCTTTTTCTGACTGGAGATTATTAGAACACATAAGAAGTTTATTTCCTCGTATCTGCAAGAATTATCATAACGGTACTAATTGTACATCTGAACAGTGCAATAGAATTCATATATGCCCAGAATATTGCTCTGATTCTTGCAGTGCACATAATTGTAAGTTTTCACATGACCTGCGAGATGAACACAATAATAATGTATTACAGACTTATAATTTGCACAATATCAAGGAGAAGGGAAAATTCACTGAAAAACAGTTAATTTTAGCAAACGTACTTTACTCAAAATCCAGAAGTAAAGCAAACAGGAGTAGTGGTACCCCTTCCAATGAAAAGTTAACGTTATTAATgtgtaaattttatttggatggaaactgtaaacaaaaaaattgcccTCGATTACATATGtgtaaagaatttttaattaatgGTAATAAATGTGTTGCTGATAATTGCAAATTTGGTTTTTCCCATGATCCATTAGATTCTCATAACACATTTGTAATGAAGAAAAATGGAGTTGATCAACTTCCAAGCTGGGTGTTACTTGAGCGTGTTCGTAAATCATTCCCACGTGTGTGCAAAGACTACCTAAATGGTTCATGTTTGGGTGTAACTTGTAGAAGACTGCATATTTGTCCTAATTATTGCAACAACATGTGCGTTGATGCAGACTGCACACTTTCACATAACCTTAAAGATGGTCATAACATGCCCATATTGCAATTTTATTCATTGGACAGAATAAAAGGAGGCACAGAAAAGTTTATTCTCGCAAATGTTTTAATATCGAATTATGCAACACAGAAAAATGGTGAATATTGTCGTGGGTCTAGTCTgtctaaaaatattatcaaatcaaatttaaagTTGTCCAAAAATGGTGGTTCTGCTTTTTCATCAAATTCAACTTTGTGcaagaaaaatgattttatgaAGTCATCAAATTCGAATTCATTCAAGAAAAATGATTCTATGAAgtcatcaaaatcgaatttaTGTAGCAAAATAGATTTGGCTTCATCAAATTCAAATTTAACTGGAAATGTTGGTTCTCATAAGCATGAAAGTGGTGTTTCTGGAAAACAGGTGAAAAGACTTAATTTAGAAGAAAATGTGGTTTGTAACGATTCAACAGTGCTGAAAGGTaattgtgtttttaatttagTAGTATAACACTTATAATGccttaaatttattatttagtATGCCTTCCTAAGATCTAAATAGTTTTTAAAGGTATATGATTTTACCACTCAGTTAGTTGCATCACAAATTTCCCTAAGTTATCACAAAATTAAAGAAGTAGTCAAATTATctgccaaattttttttaaaagaatttaagagTTTTCttaaatcaaattttatattaaaaaattgggCACTTTTTAAGTTAATTTTAATTCCTTTGTAATCCAGTGTATTTCATCAATTACCACTTAATTTattatgtatataaaaataacttttctgcTGGTAGTGGTGGAAGAAATTttgaggtacttttacaagttggaatGACCCTAAAGCTTTGCATGAGAAATTTGTTGCTGTATCTATAtatgtttactttttatttgtgattagttttaattttatatgtTGGCTCAAACTGACAAGGACTAATTTACATACCcaagcctatcaataagaacaaAAACACCATAAATCAATATAAGTTTATAAATGCAAAATCTTTTCTTATttataagaaaagttttaaaaacacatgttaaaattttatttttaatttataaagtagcacgaagcttttcgtaactgaGTTACATTTTCAAGTCAATCTTGAAAatgtaaatgttttaaaacttttc
It includes:
- the LOC130613242 gene encoding uncharacterized protein LOC130613242 codes for the protein MIERLHFYLSSKNGTYLADLEQKFSQFENIKDILESRPDLFWLATYNENCIEVRAKLNVKLCYSYLNSTCGGDCGCLHICKDNLLSRKYCQNPCKFGFSHNLMDWHNWSLLSKYKGSNWELLLRSSFPRLCTSFSRSGQCEKLYCGYFHLCSDFVRDRCVGECKLANSCNQSKINLHNCGNKHNKKVLKNFDLSYLKGDRNVLLANILMKNDGAFNAATGPDLKSFYPRSTTNNTSENPIFICASYLKGDCRNPSCPRLHMCKGFLINGNKCATEDCRFGFSHDLRDGSNKKIINRHSLDSFSDWRLLEHIRSLFPRICKNYHNGTNCTSEQCNRIHICPEYCSDSCSAHNCKFSHDLRDEHNNNVLQTYNLHNIKEKGKFTEKQLILANVLYSKSRSKANRSSGTPSNEKLTLLMCKFYLDGNCKQKNCPRLHMCKEFLINGNKCVADNCKFGFSHDPLDSHNTFVMKKNGVDQLPSWVLLERVRKSFPRVCKDYLNGSCLGVTCRRLHICPNYCNNMCVDADCTLSHNLKDGHNMPILQFYSLDRIKGGTEKFILANVLISNYATQKNGEYCRGSSLSKNIIKSNLKLSKNGGSAFSSNSTLCKKNDFMKSSNSNSFKKNDSMKSSKSNLCSKIDLASSNSNLTGNVGSHKHESGVSGKQVKRLNLEENVVCNDSTVLKDHFNWLKEEGICSRYLVSECEAKSSCHLIHPFLKLPYLWQYKSEDNNEEWKSLPADVNMELEKKYCDPSSSSAEFGEIYVLFSPKCLWYGHYHTKDVSVRRLSTISSVETITEEAGATEWKWYWHSGGDTWIEYDTYTTSDDIERDYLSKALMHTFKTKEYKYELTFLLMEQKNLDEKVQTKREVRRRPVYKDRHLIRTKKTSLTLTPKLPAHWPKKFKPGERIPVDRSIYDSLERSLKASMTTNVHVINIEEICHEDHSDRYERKKKELTKKVPSVNERTLYHGTEYTVVNAICAQNFDWRLCGKNATVYGHGSYFSTSAEYSHSYTTPDMAGVHYMFIAEVLLGRFTTGNSTMKRPPLIPNSELEIYDSCVNKLANPSIFVVFDRDQCYPKYLISYTKSNVPSISTTDQTFASYFHGSFVGSWRSVQTTSSNNLVNPPSCVYQSNLYGFPSSFALSGHGMLPTNSSVNQTSGIPSADANFYPAIYDRD